One Pseudonocardia abyssalis DNA segment encodes these proteins:
- a CDS encoding DLW-39 family protein, with translation MKKLLTVVAALAAGALVFSKIRGSRPEADLWHEATTR, from the coding sequence ATGAAGAAGCTCCTCACCGTCGTCGCCGCACTCGCCGCCGGCGCGCTCGTCTTCTCGAAGATCCGCGGCTCGCGCCCGGAGGCCGACCTGTGGCACGAGGCCACCACCCGCTGA
- the gyrB gene encoding DNA topoisomerase (ATP-hydrolyzing) subunit B, whose product MPEQKSSYNANSITVLEGLEAVRKRPGMYIGSTGERGLHHLIWEVVDNAVDEAMAGHATRVEVTLQDDGGVRVVDDGRGIPVGMHPVEKKPAIEMVLTMLHAGGKFDSDSYAVSGGLHGVGVSVVNALSVALDAEIHTDGFVWRQHYARSIPGPLRKGEETTRSGSSITYWADPDIFETTTYNLETIRRRLQEMAFLNKGLTMVLRDERNGTAPEGAEEPDAEGYVAKTVENVYCYPNGLEDFVAHLNKSKDPIHKKLVSFSGEAEGHALEVAMQWNSGYTESVYTFANTINTHEGGTHEEGFRSALTSTVNRYARAQKLLKDKDPALSGDDIREGLAAIVSVKVKEPQFEGQTKTKLGNTEVKSFVQRVSNEWLSDWFERNPAEAKIIVNKSVQSAQARAAARKARELVRRKSATDIGGLPGKLADCRSTDPVKSEVYIVEGDSAGGSAKSGRDSMFQAILPIRGKIINVEKARIDRVLKNTEVQAIITALGTGIHDEFDVSKLRYHKVVLMADADVDGQHIRTLLLTLLFRFMRPLVEHGHVFLAQPPLYKIKWGGRGAEPEFAYSDRELQGLLEAGREAGKKIPRDEGIQRYKGLGEMNAKELWETTMDPAHRVLLRVTLDDAATADELFSVLMGEDVESRRSFITRNAKDVRFLDV is encoded by the coding sequence GTGCCGGAGCAGAAGAGCTCGTACAACGCCAACTCGATCACGGTCCTGGAAGGCCTCGAGGCCGTCCGGAAACGACCCGGCATGTACATCGGGTCCACCGGTGAGCGCGGCCTGCACCACCTGATCTGGGAGGTCGTCGACAACGCGGTCGACGAGGCGATGGCCGGGCACGCCACGCGCGTCGAGGTCACGCTGCAGGACGACGGCGGCGTCCGCGTCGTCGACGACGGCCGTGGCATCCCGGTCGGCATGCACCCGGTGGAGAAGAAGCCCGCCATCGAGATGGTGCTCACGATGCTGCACGCCGGCGGCAAGTTCGACAGCGACTCCTACGCCGTCTCCGGCGGTCTGCACGGCGTCGGCGTCTCCGTCGTCAACGCGCTGTCGGTCGCGCTCGACGCGGAGATCCACACCGACGGTTTCGTGTGGCGCCAGCACTACGCGCGCTCGATCCCCGGCCCGCTGCGCAAGGGCGAGGAGACGACGCGTTCCGGCTCGTCGATCACCTACTGGGCCGACCCGGACATCTTCGAGACCACCACCTACAACCTGGAGACGATCCGTCGCCGGCTGCAGGAGATGGCGTTCCTCAACAAGGGCCTCACGATGGTGCTCCGCGACGAGCGCAACGGCACTGCGCCCGAGGGGGCCGAGGAGCCCGACGCCGAGGGCTACGTGGCGAAGACTGTGGAGAACGTCTACTGCTACCCCAACGGGCTCGAGGACTTCGTCGCGCACCTGAACAAGTCGAAGGACCCGATCCACAAGAAGCTCGTGTCGTTCTCCGGTGAGGCCGAGGGGCACGCGCTCGAGGTGGCGATGCAGTGGAACTCCGGCTACACCGAGTCGGTCTACACGTTCGCCAACACGATCAACACGCACGAGGGCGGCACCCACGAGGAGGGCTTCCGCTCCGCGCTGACCAGCACGGTCAACCGCTACGCGCGCGCGCAGAAGCTGCTCAAGGACAAGGACCCGGCGCTCTCCGGCGACGACATCCGTGAGGGGCTCGCCGCGATCGTCTCGGTGAAGGTCAAGGAGCCCCAGTTCGAGGGGCAGACCAAGACCAAGCTGGGCAACACCGAGGTCAAGTCGTTCGTGCAGCGGGTCAGCAACGAGTGGCTCTCGGACTGGTTCGAGCGCAACCCGGCCGAGGCGAAGATCATCGTCAACAAGTCGGTGCAGTCGGCGCAGGCCCGGGCGGCCGCCCGCAAGGCGCGTGAGCTGGTGCGCCGCAAGAGCGCCACCGACATCGGTGGGCTGCCGGGCAAGCTGGCCGACTGCCGCTCCACCGACCCGGTCAAGTCCGAGGTCTACATCGTGGAGGGCGACTCCGCGGGCGGCTCGGCCAAGTCCGGCCGCGACTCGATGTTCCAGGCGATCCTGCCGATCCGCGGGAAGATCATCAACGTCGAGAAGGCCCGGATCGACCGCGTCCTCAAGAACACCGAGGTCCAGGCGATCATCACCGCGCTGGGCACCGGCATCCACGACGAGTTCGACGTCAGCAAGCTGCGCTACCACAAGGTCGTGCTGATGGCCGACGCCGACGTCGACGGTCAGCACATCCGCACGCTGCTGCTCACGCTGCTGTTCCGGTTCATGCGCCCGCTCGTCGAGCACGGCCACGTCTTCCTCGCCCAGCCCCCGCTCTACAAGATCAAGTGGGGCGGCCGCGGGGCGGAGCCGGAGTTCGCCTACTCCGACCGCGAGCTGCAGGGCCTGCTCGAGGCCGGCCGCGAAGCGGGCAAGAAGATCCCCCGCGACGAGGGGATCCAGCGCTACAAGGGCCTCGGGGAGATGAACGCCAAGGAGCTGTGGGAGACCACGATGGACCCGGCGCACCGGGTCCTGCTGCGGGTCACCCTCGACGACGCCGCCACCGCCGACGAGCTGTTCTCGGTGCTGATGGGCGAGGACGTCGAGTCGCGCCGGTCGTTCATCACCCGTAACGCCAAGGACGTGCGCTTCTTGGACGTCTGA
- a CDS encoding DciA family protein encodes MSGEPPAATRSGGFVPTPGDDGPPTAGRGSDIAREALRAAREASAERSAQRATERRGTRSSGRSGRRRRWSGPGPDDRDPQLLGRVASRVSLDRGWSPRLTDATVLGRWPQLVGADIADHCTPVSLRDGELVLQAESTAWATQLRTLQRQLLVRLAGAVGKDIVRRIRVVGPSGPSWRHGPRTVRGRGPRDTYG; translated from the coding sequence GTGTCCGGTGAACCGCCCGCCGCGACCCGATCGGGGGGGTTTGTCCCCACCCCTGGGGATGACGGCCCACCGACCGCCGGTCGTGGATCGGACATCGCGCGGGAGGCGCTGCGGGCCGCTCGGGAGGCCTCCGCGGAGAGGTCGGCCCAGCGCGCGACGGAGCGTCGCGGCACGCGGTCGAGCGGGCGCAGCGGGCGGCGGCGCCGGTGGTCGGGCCCCGGCCCCGACGACCGCGACCCCCAGCTGCTCGGCCGCGTCGCCTCCCGCGTCTCGCTCGACCGCGGATGGTCGCCCCGGCTCACCGACGCCACCGTCCTGGGCCGCTGGCCGCAGCTCGTCGGCGCCGACATCGCCGACCACTGCACACCGGTGTCGCTGCGCGACGGCGAGCTCGTGCTGCAGGCGGAGTCGACGGCGTGGGCCACGCAGCTGCGGACGCTGCAGCGCCAGCTGCTCGTGCGCCTGGCCGGGGCCGTCGGCAAGGACATCGTGCGGCGGATCCGCGTGGTCGGTCCCAGCGGTCCGAGCTGGCGACACGGCCCGCGCACCGTCCGGGGCCGCGGGCCGCGCGATACGTACGGCTGA
- a CDS encoding DUF3566 domain-containing protein, producing MNDKTSTPDEQPDRDDTDHRDPDTGSTVVTDESTAPDDTGGAPVPAGGPVDADPGARPADAGAVPLTKGAVPVVEDETVVDVPVVDGPVADGPVAPPDAPTTQMRVPDAAGSNGNGNGSAPVTAAADAPTQQVFRPSGGGPVPAPGPVPGPGPDAATPPPWHRIPGQGGPDPREATREAAPAGGLLDEGPTAFLRAPEPEPARGEDGTRSPVRAARSRAPRQAALQLRRLDPWSALKLALVLAVVLFFVWLVAVGVLYGVLDGIGVWDRLNGTYADLVSGQAQTGAPLISAGRVFGFAAVVGAINSLLFAVAVTIAAFVYNVSADLVGGVEVTLSERD from the coding sequence GTGAACGACAAGACGAGCACCCCGGACGAGCAGCCGGACCGCGACGACACGGACCACCGCGACCCGGACACCGGGTCCACGGTGGTCACCGACGAGTCGACCGCGCCGGACGACACCGGCGGCGCTCCCGTGCCCGCGGGTGGTCCGGTCGACGCGGATCCGGGTGCTCGTCCGGCCGACGCGGGCGCCGTCCCGCTGACCAAGGGCGCCGTCCCGGTCGTCGAGGACGAGACGGTCGTCGACGTGCCCGTCGTCGACGGGCCTGTCGCCGACGGGCCCGTCGCGCCGCCGGATGCGCCGACCACGCAGATGCGCGTGCCCGACGCGGCCGGCAGCAACGGGAACGGTAACGGCAGTGCACCGGTCACGGCCGCCGCCGACGCCCCGACGCAGCAGGTGTTCCGGCCGTCGGGCGGCGGCCCGGTTCCCGCTCCGGGCCCGGTGCCCGGACCGGGGCCCGACGCCGCCACCCCGCCCCCGTGGCACCGCATCCCCGGACAGGGCGGCCCCGACCCGCGCGAGGCCACCCGCGAGGCGGCTCCGGCCGGGGGCCTGCTCGACGAGGGCCCCACGGCTTTCCTGCGCGCCCCGGAGCCCGAGCCGGCCCGCGGGGAGGACGGCACCAGGTCACCGGTCCGCGCAGCCCGCAGCCGTGCACCGCGGCAGGCGGCGCTGCAGCTGCGCCGCCTCGACCCGTGGTCGGCGCTCAAACTGGCCCTCGTGCTGGCCGTCGTGCTGTTCTTCGTCTGGTTGGTCGCAGTGGGCGTCCTGTACGGCGTCCTCGACGGCATCGGCGTCTGGGACCGCCTCAACGGCACCTACGCCGACCTCGTCTCCGGCCAGGCCCAGACCGGTGCCCCGCTGATCAGCGCAGGCCGGGTGTTCGGGTTCGCGGCCGTCGTCGGGGCGATCAACAGCCTGCTCTTCGCCGTCGCCGTCACGATCGCGGCGTTCGTCTACAACGTGTCCGCCGACCTGGTCGGCGGCGTCGAGGTCACGCTCTCCGAGCGCGACTGA
- a CDS encoding CoA transferase, whose protein sequence is MTTAPELPLAGITVVALGQAAAGPIATRHLVDTLPIGSSPKAG, encoded by the coding sequence GTGACCACGGCACCGGAGCTCCCCCTGGCCGGCATCACCGTCGTCGCGCTCGGGCAGGCCGCCGCCGGGCCGATCGCCACCCGGCACCTCGTGGACACCTTGCCGATCGGCTCGTCGCCGAAGGCCGGGTAG
- a CDS encoding acyl-CoA dehydrogenase family protein has protein sequence MSQPATSTSEVSAEDFHFIHEQVRDFVRTAVVPRENEIMRTDRIPDDLRAAAADIGLFGYAIPSEWGGIGLDLTQDVELAMEFGYTSLSLRSMFGTNNGIAGQVLVGFGTDGQKNEWLARIATGEVVASFALTEPGAGSNPAGLRTRARRDGDGWVIDGQKQYITNASSAGLFVVFARYADAVPGAPGIAVFLVPADTPGVTVGPKDAKMGQEGSTTSDVAFTGVRVPADALVGGDEAAGYKAAMTSLARGRVHIAALAVGTAQRALDESVAYAAQNTQGGQRIGDFQLVQAMLADMATGVLAGRAMVRETARAYVSGEDRRIAPSAVKLFCTEMVGKVADLAVQVHGGAGYMKEIPVERIYRDVRLLRLYEGTSEIQRLIIGGGLVRQALARS, from the coding sequence ATGAGCCAGCCAGCGACGTCGACCTCAGAGGTGTCCGCGGAGGACTTCCACTTCATCCACGAGCAGGTCCGTGACTTCGTCCGGACCGCCGTGGTCCCACGGGAGAACGAGATCATGCGGACCGACCGGATCCCCGACGACCTGCGTGCGGCCGCAGCCGACATAGGACTGTTCGGCTACGCGATCCCGTCCGAGTGGGGTGGCATCGGCCTCGACCTGACCCAGGACGTCGAGCTCGCGATGGAGTTCGGCTACACCTCGCTGTCGCTGCGGTCGATGTTCGGCACCAACAACGGCATCGCCGGTCAGGTGCTGGTCGGCTTCGGCACCGACGGGCAGAAGAACGAGTGGCTCGCCCGGATCGCCACCGGCGAGGTCGTCGCATCGTTCGCCCTCACCGAGCCCGGCGCCGGATCGAACCCCGCCGGGCTGCGCACCCGCGCCCGGCGCGACGGCGACGGGTGGGTGATCGACGGCCAGAAGCAGTACATCACCAACGCCTCCTCGGCGGGCCTGTTCGTCGTCTTCGCCCGCTACGCCGACGCGGTGCCCGGCGCCCCTGGGATCGCGGTGTTCCTCGTCCCCGCGGACACACCCGGCGTCACCGTCGGCCCGAAGGACGCCAAGATGGGCCAGGAGGGATCGACCACCTCCGACGTCGCGTTCACCGGCGTCCGGGTCCCCGCCGACGCCCTCGTCGGTGGCGACGAGGCCGCGGGCTACAAGGCCGCGATGACCTCGCTGGCCCGCGGGCGGGTGCACATCGCCGCGCTCGCCGTCGGCACCGCACAGCGCGCACTCGACGAGTCCGTCGCCTACGCCGCGCAGAACACCCAGGGCGGGCAGCGCATCGGCGACTTCCAGCTGGTCCAGGCCATGCTCGCCGACATGGCGACCGGCGTCCTCGCCGGGCGGGCCATGGTCCGCGAGACCGCCCGCGCCTACGTCAGCGGCGAGGACCGGCGGATCGCCCCGTCGGCGGTGAAGCTGTTCTGCACCGAGATGGTCGGGAAGGTCGCCGACCTCGCCGTCCAGGTCCACGGCGGCGCCGGCTACATGAAGGAGATCCCGGTCGAGCGGATCTACCGCGACGTCCGGCTGCTGCGCCTCTACGAGGGCACCAGCGAGATCCAGCGCCTCATCATCGGCGGCGGCCTGGTCCGGCAGGCACTGGCCCGGTCGTGA
- a CDS encoding LysR family transcriptional regulator, producing the protein MDEQKLRVFVAIAEELHFGRAADRLYLAQPHVSRSVRALEAELGAEVFRRTTRTVELTPAGTALLPHAHALLARTGEARAAVVAARDGRSGRVRISFAGPSAHVVVGQLARAVREQHPLVDLEFLPGRYGTAAVAELLGNESDLALARFAQPPVGVAGRSVARDRCVVAVPVGHRLAVADEVRIADFRDEPVVAFPESFGSAVRAMFVERCHAAGFAPRFAQSAPDSWTATALVSAGVGLHFTTASAIEHLPLEGVRVRQIADRLPAIDVFLTWRRDDDSPVLHRVLQTSWDVFPGDGAD; encoded by the coding sequence ATGGACGAGCAGAAGCTGCGTGTCTTCGTCGCCATCGCCGAGGAGCTGCACTTCGGGCGTGCGGCCGACCGGCTGTACCTGGCGCAGCCCCACGTCAGCCGCAGTGTGCGCGCGCTGGAGGCCGAGCTCGGCGCGGAGGTCTTCCGGCGCACCACCCGCACGGTCGAGCTGACGCCGGCCGGAACCGCGCTGCTGCCGCACGCGCACGCGCTGCTGGCCCGGACCGGGGAGGCGCGCGCGGCGGTCGTGGCCGCCCGGGACGGCCGCAGCGGCCGGGTCCGGATCTCGTTCGCGGGACCGTCGGCCCACGTCGTGGTCGGTCAGCTGGCCCGCGCGGTGCGCGAGCAGCATCCGCTGGTCGACCTCGAGTTCCTGCCCGGTCGCTACGGCACCGCGGCCGTCGCAGAGCTGCTCGGCAACGAGTCCGATCTGGCGCTGGCCCGGTTCGCGCAGCCGCCCGTCGGGGTCGCCGGCCGGAGCGTGGCGCGCGACCGGTGCGTCGTCGCCGTCCCCGTGGGGCACCGGCTCGCCGTCGCCGACGAGGTGCGGATCGCCGACTTCCGGGACGAGCCGGTCGTCGCCTTCCCCGAGTCGTTCGGCTCGGCCGTCCGCGCGATGTTCGTCGAGCGGTGCCACGCTGCGGGTTTCGCTCCCCGCTTCGCACAGTCCGCACCCGACTCGTGGACGGCCACGGCGCTGGTCTCGGCCGGGGTCGGCCTGCACTTCACGACCGCGAGCGCGATCGAACACCTCCCGCTCGAGGGCGTCCGCGTCCGCCAGATCGCCGACCGGTTGCCCGCGATCGACGTGTTCCTCACATGGCGCCGCGACGACGACTCACCGGTCCTGCACCGGGTCCTGCAGACCTCGTGGGACGTATTCCCCGGCGATGGGGCCGACTGA
- the gyrA gene encoding DNA gyrase subunit A: MDPTLPPTGGGDRTEPVDIQQEMQRSYIDYAMSVIVGRALPLVEDGLKPVHRRVLYSMGENNFRPDRSYVKCARVVGEVMGNYHPHGDSSIYDALVRLAQPWALRYPLIDGQGNFGSRGNDPAAAMRYTECRLSPLAMAMLQDIEEDTVDFSDNYDGKAQEPDVLPSRVPNLLINGSSGIAVGMATNIPPHNLREVGAGVVWALDNWEASDEDTLTALMERIKGPDFPTSGLIVGRDGIEQAYRTGRGSVRMRAVVEVEEDAKGRTILVATELPYQVNPDNLIESIATQHRDGKLAGIAEINDESSDRIGMRIVITLKRDAVAKVVLNNLYKHTQLQYGFGVNMLSIVDGVPRTLRLDQMVRHYIRHQIEVIVRRTRYRLRKAEERAHILRGYVKALDALDEVIALIRASATVEVARAGLIELLDVDDIQAQAILDMQLRRLAALERQKIIDELAEIERTIADLQDILDRPERQRQIVRDELTEIVEKHGDERRTQIIADDGDVTNEDLIAVEDIVVTITQTGYAKRTKTDLYRAQKRGGKGVQGAALKQDDIVAHFFVCSTHDWMLFFTNKGRVYRLKGYELPEANRSARGQHVANLLAFQPDEHIAQVMQIKNYEVSPYLVLATRTGLVKKSKLTDFDSPRTGGLIGVNLREDDELVGAVLCSADDDLLLVSAEGQSIRFTASDEVLRPMGRATSGVLGMRFNVGDRLLSLGVVQDDRFVLVATTGGYAKRTPIEDYPVQGRGGKGVLTLQYDRRRGTLVGALIVGIDDELYAITSTGGVIRTSAREVRKAGRQTKGVRLMNLGETATLLAVARNAEDDADAPEVTGGA, translated from the coding sequence TTGGATCCCACGCTGCCCCCGACGGGCGGAGGCGACCGCACCGAGCCGGTCGACATCCAGCAGGAGATGCAGCGCTCCTACATCGACTACGCGATGAGCGTCATCGTCGGCCGGGCGCTGCCGTTGGTCGAGGACGGCCTCAAGCCGGTGCACCGGCGCGTCCTGTACTCGATGGGCGAGAACAACTTCCGCCCCGACCGCAGCTACGTGAAGTGCGCTCGCGTCGTCGGTGAGGTGATGGGCAACTACCACCCGCACGGCGACAGCTCCATCTACGACGCGCTCGTGCGGCTCGCCCAGCCGTGGGCGCTGCGCTACCCGCTGATCGACGGCCAGGGCAACTTCGGCTCCCGCGGCAACGACCCGGCCGCGGCGATGCGCTACACCGAGTGCCGCCTCTCGCCGCTGGCGATGGCGATGCTGCAGGACATCGAAGAAGACACCGTCGACTTCTCCGACAACTACGACGGCAAGGCGCAGGAGCCCGACGTCCTGCCGTCGCGCGTGCCCAACCTGCTGATCAACGGCAGCTCCGGCATCGCCGTCGGTATGGCCACCAACATCCCGCCGCACAACCTGCGCGAGGTCGGCGCGGGCGTGGTGTGGGCGCTGGACAACTGGGAGGCCTCCGACGAGGACACCCTCACGGCGCTGATGGAGCGGATCAAGGGCCCCGACTTCCCGACCTCCGGACTCATCGTCGGCCGCGACGGCATCGAGCAGGCCTACCGCACCGGCCGCGGGTCGGTGCGGATGCGCGCCGTCGTCGAGGTCGAGGAGGACGCCAAGGGGCGCACGATCCTCGTCGCCACCGAGCTGCCCTACCAGGTCAACCCGGACAACCTGATCGAGTCGATCGCCACGCAGCACCGCGACGGCAAGCTCGCCGGCATCGCCGAGATCAACGACGAGAGCTCCGACCGCATCGGCATGCGGATCGTCATCACGCTCAAGCGCGACGCCGTCGCGAAGGTCGTGCTGAACAACCTCTACAAGCACACCCAGCTGCAGTACGGGTTCGGCGTCAACATGCTCTCGATCGTCGACGGCGTGCCGCGCACCCTGCGCCTGGACCAGATGGTGCGGCACTACATCCGCCACCAGATCGAGGTCATCGTCCGGCGCACCCGCTACCGGCTGCGCAAGGCCGAGGAGCGGGCCCACATCCTGCGCGGCTACGTCAAGGCGCTCGACGCCCTCGACGAGGTCATCGCCCTGATCCGGGCCTCGGCCACGGTCGAGGTCGCGCGGGCAGGCCTGATCGAGCTGCTCGACGTCGACGACATCCAGGCCCAGGCCATCCTCGACATGCAGCTGCGGCGCCTCGCCGCGCTGGAGCGTCAGAAGATCATCGACGAGCTGGCCGAGATCGAGCGCACCATCGCCGACCTGCAGGACATCCTCGACCGCCCGGAGCGCCAGCGGCAGATCGTGCGCGACGAACTCACCGAGATCGTCGAGAAGCACGGTGACGAGCGGCGCACCCAGATCATCGCCGACGACGGCGACGTCACCAACGAGGACCTCATCGCCGTCGAGGACATCGTCGTCACGATCACGCAGACCGGCTACGCGAAGCGCACCAAGACCGACCTGTACCGGGCGCAGAAGCGCGGCGGCAAGGGCGTGCAGGGCGCGGCGCTGAAGCAGGACGACATCGTCGCCCACTTCTTCGTCTGCTCCACGCACGACTGGATGCTGTTCTTCACCAACAAGGGCCGGGTCTACCGGCTCAAGGGCTACGAGCTGCCCGAGGCCAACCGCAGCGCGCGCGGCCAGCACGTGGCCAACCTGCTCGCGTTCCAGCCCGACGAGCACATCGCCCAGGTCATGCAGATCAAGAACTACGAGGTGTCGCCGTACCTGGTGCTCGCCACGCGCACGGGTCTGGTGAAGAAGTCCAAGCTCACCGACTTCGACTCGCCCCGCACCGGCGGCCTGATCGGGGTCAACCTCCGTGAGGACGACGAGCTGGTCGGGGCGGTCCTCTGCTCCGCCGACGACGACCTGCTGCTGGTCTCGGCGGAGGGCCAGTCCATCCGGTTCACCGCGAGTGACGAGGTGCTGCGCCCGATGGGCCGCGCCACGTCGGGCGTGCTGGGGATGCGGTTCAACGTGGGCGACCGGCTGCTCTCGCTCGGTGTGGTGCAGGACGACCGTTTCGTCCTGGTCGCCACCACGGGTGGATACGCGAAGCGGACGCCGATCGAGGACTACCCGGTGCAGGGTCGCGGCGGGAAGGGCGTGCTGACGCTCCAGTACGACCGGCGTCGTGGCACGCTGGTGGGTGCGCTCATCGTCGGGATCGACGACGAGCTGTACGCGATCACCTCCACCGGTGGGGTGATCCGGACGTCGGCCCGGGAAGTGCGCAAGGCGGGCCGGCAGACCAAGGGAGTCCGTCTGATGAACCTCGGCGAGACCGCCACGCTGCTGGCTGTCGCGCGCAACGCCGAGGACGACGCGGACGCCCCCGAGGTCACCGGCGGGGCCTGA